In Vicia villosa cultivar HV-30 ecotype Madison, WI linkage group LG7, Vvil1.0, whole genome shotgun sequence, the DNA window GCGACCGGCAATGCTTTGGTAAGAAAATCTGCCAGCTGATCATGCGTTGAGATAGGAAGCAGCCGCAACAAGCCTTGCTGAAGTTTTTCGCGAACCAAATGACAATCTATCTCCAAGTGTTTGGTGCGCTCGTGAAAAACAGGATTGGAGGCGATATGCAGGGCACTTTGGCTATCACAGTATAGGACCGGTGGCTTAGAACATGTTATGTGCAATTCTTTCAATAAGAAAGTCAGCCAGAGCAATTCACAGGTGGCAAAAGAAAGCGCTCGATATTCAGCTTCGGAAGAAGATCTGGAAATTGTCTGTTGCTTCTTGGCTCGCCATGAGATGAGAGAAGAACctagaaagaaacaatagccagAAATAGATTTCCGTGAGTCCAGGCAGCCTGCCCAATCTGCATCAGAAAAGCCAAGGATTTGGAACTCAGAATTTCTGGAAAATAGAAGTCCTCTTCCAGGACTGCCTTTCAAGTAACGCAACACACGGCAAGTAGCTTGATAGTGAACCATGGTTGGTTTATGGAGGAATTGACTAAGTTGCTGAGTTGCATAAGTGATGTCAGGTCTAGTTGTGTTCAGGTAAAGGAGACGGCCAATCAATCTACGATAAGAGCCAATATCATCAAAGAGTTTGCCACTGTCAGCATGTAGTTTGATGGAGGAGTCAAGTGGTGTGGCTGCCGGTTTAGAACCAAGTAGACCCGATTCATGTAACAGATCAAGGCAGTATTTTCTTTGGGATAAGGAAATACCCTCCTTTGAATGAGCAACTTCTAAGCCAAGGAAGTACTTTAACAGTCCCAAGTCTTTTATGCTAAAATTAGTATCCAAACAAGTCTTGATCTTATCAAACTCATCCATGGAATTCCCAGCCAGaattatatcatcaacatatactaaAATTGCATTGAAACACTTGGAATTTTGGAGAGTGAATAAGGAGTAATCAGAGTTAGACTGTTTGTAACCTTGTTGAATGAGAAGGGAAGTCAACTTTTCATACCATTTACGACTGGCCTGTTTCAAACCATACAAGCTTTTCACCAATTTGCAAACTTGGTTAGGCTTGTCACAAGGAACCCCTTCTGGTATGGTCATGTATACATCTTCTTGCAAGTCACCATGCAAGAATGCGTTGTTAACATCAAGCTGATGAAGATACCAACCATGAATGGCAGCTGCAGCCAGGAGAGTTCTAACTGTGGTCAGCTTTGCTACTGGAGAGAAAGTGTCAAAAAAATCCAGACCCTCGATCTGGTTGTACCCTTTTGCCACTAATCTGGCTTTGTATCTCTCGATAGTGCCATCAGCCTTATGTTTAACTTTAAACACCCATCTACTTCCAATTGGCTTGACATGAGGTGGTAAGTCAACTATGTTCCAAGTTCGATTCTTGTTTAATGCCTCTAATTCAGATGCCATAGCCTTAATCCAGTGATCAGATAAGCATGCTTCTTTATAATTCTTTGGCTCAGTATTATGCAAAATAGAAGATGCAAAGACACGATGGGACTCAGACAAATTAGAAAGAGAATCGAATTTAGAAATCAGATAAGAGATATTTGTGTTACCTGAAGATGATTTGCCAGCTGAATTGAGTGAGGAATTGCACACATAATCTGAAAGATAAGCAGGTGCACATTTGTATCTAACAGGTCTGGAATTTTGAGATGGTGTAATGACATGATCATCAACAGGTTCTGTATGTGTTACAGTTTCTAAGTTTCTGTTGGAATGAGATGTTTCAAGATGTGTATGATTTTGTTGAGTCAAAGATTGGTTGTTTTGGAACAATGCAGGATCAGTAGTATTATCTTGTGAAGAAAGTTCAATGGAATCTTTAGAGGGTTTAGGGTGGTTGGAATTTGAATGATTATGAAGTGGTGGAGGATCAGTATGAGTATTTGCTTGAGAATTAACAAGGAAATCAGATGCAGTGGGAGACTCAACTTGGACATTAGGTTGGAAATCAGATGCAGTGGGAGACTCAACTTGGACATTAGGTTGAGAGCTTGTAGGTGAGTTTTGAATATCATTATGAACATGGTAATCCCAATGAGGGTTATGGTCACTTTGATAAGGAAATACATGTTCAAAATGTGCAACATTCCTAGAGACAAAAACTTCATGACTGTGCATATCATATAAAACAGCACCTTTCATACCATTTTTGTATCCAATGAAGATACATTTTCTACTTCTGGGCTCGAGTTTGGTTCTGTGATTATGCAGTGTGGATGCAAAAGCTAAAGAGCCAACAACTTTAAGGGAATGTAAATCAGGGATTTCATTATGTATGATAGAATAAGGTGATTGATTGTTAAGAACAGGAGTAGGTAATCTATTTATGATAAATGTGGCATGTAAGATGGCATAAGACCAGAATTTCTTTGGTAACTTTGATTGGAAAAGCAATGCTCTACCTACATTCAAAAGATGTTGATGTTTTCGCTCCACtctaccattttgttgtggagattCCACACAATTAGTTTGATGCACAATACCTTTAGATGCAAAAAATTCAGGAATACTAAACTCAAGTCCATTGTCAGTTCTGACAGTCTTGACTTTAGCTCCATATTGTTTTTCAAGAAAAGTAATGAAGTGAATGACATGCTGCCTTGTTTCAGACTTAGATTTCATTAGGGTAATCCATGTAAATCTACTACAATCATCAACAGCAGTCAAAAAATAAGAATGATCATGTAAAGATTTCACAGCTAGAGGCCCCCAAATGTCAAAATGAATCATATCATAAGGATGCAAAGATCTACTAGTGCTAACAGAATATGGGAGTTTTCTTTGTCTAGCATAATGACACACATCACAAACatctttattatttataacaatgAATGGATACATGGAATGTAAAGTTGTCAACCTATTTGGGGATAAATGGCCTAACCTAAAATGCCAAAGAGCTCTATTAGGTAAGGAAGTAATAGTGGTTGATACAAGGTTAGAAACAGTGTGTAAATGCTTATCTTCTAAAGTCAAGTAATACAATCCATTCCTCCTTTCAGCTGAACCAATCATCTTCAGTGATGTATTGTCCTGAATGAAACATTGAGATGCAGAAAATTTGACATTGCAATTAGAAAATTCACATAACTTTGACACAGagagaagatttaaagaaaattcAGGTATGAACAATACATTAGAGACAGAGAAATCAGAGGAAAATTTAATAGTGCCAGAGAATTTTGCAAGTAATGAGTGACCATTAGGAAGTCTAACATTAATAGGGGAAATAGCATGGTAATGATGAAACCAATGAGCAGACCCACATATATGGTCACTAGCTCCTGAATCAATGATCCAAGGGTTATAAGTTGAGAATGAAGAAGGAGAATGAACATTACCTGCTGATGAATGACCAGCAGTGACTTGATTTGAAGCAGCATTTCCTGTAACTTGATTAAGGCCAGACTTCTGAATTAGTTCCATTAAAGCATTGAACTGATCTTGAGTCACAGCTGTATTACCACTCTTTGTGTCAAGGGAGATGGGAGCAGGTCCAGAATCATTGCCTTCTGAAGAAACATTGTGTGCTGAATTGGAAAACTGCTTCTGCATATGAGGTGGAACGCCATGCTTCTTGAAGCAGTTATCTACTGTATGATTAGTTTTGCCACAGAAGGTGCACACACGATTCCCAGTCTTGGAAGGATTGGATTTGGAATAAAATTTCTTACTATCAGCAGCATTAATCAATGCATGTGATTCATCATTCAGAGTGGGTAACTGATATTGTCTTTCATGTTGAATGACCATAGAAAAGATCTTGTTGATTGAAGGCAAAGGATCCATCAACAAGATTTGGGATTTAACAACAGCAAAATGATCATTCAACCCAGTTAAGAACCTAATAATGTGGAGCAGATTGTGATTAGAACGTGCACTTCGCATAGCTTCGCAAGCACACTGAATACGACATGTACACATAGGCATAGGCAAGTATAGATCAAGTTCTTCCCAAAGAATCTTGAGACTAGAGAAGAAATCAGTTACCGATTTGTCTTCTTGCTTGAGATTGAAAATTTCTTGTTGCAGTTCAGATATACGGATAAGGTCACCTTGCGAAAATCTCTCCTTAAGATCGTTCCACACATCAACTGCGTTTTCCATGAAAACGATCGATTGAGCGATAGATTCAGAAACAGAGTTCATAATCCAAGAATGTACCAACATGTTGCAGCGATTCCAAGCTCGAAAAGATGGATCAAAGTGATCAATGGGAGGAGGAAGGCTTCCATCGATGAAACCGAGCTTCATCTTTCCACCAAGAGCTCTCTTCATAGATCGCGCCCAAGAATGGTAGTTAGATCCTGTGAGCTTCGGAGAAACCGTGACTGAGCTAGGACCGTCGCTGGGGTGGACGAAGAACGGCGAATGAGGATCGGAAAGGGGATCCAACGGTGGATTCCGCGGTGGTGCCATGATGAAGAACAAGAAGGATGAAATTCAGAGATAACGATGCGGAAAATGGATCTTGATGGCGAATGATACCATGTTGAAACAGTGGAAATTGTTCATAACAAACCACAAATTGTAACTGAATAGCAAGAAGAAGAAATGAGAAGATTGGATAAAATTGGAGAAATGAACTCAACCACACAAAGTGTGAGGGAAAGGTTTATATACAAattcaaaaatagaaaagaagAGGGAAAACCTATGCTATTTGGTTATGGTTAATCTAATTAGTTAAAGCTAGTTAACCAACTAATTAACACATCTTAATAAGGGGTAGGGAAATGCTCATTGAAACTTCATGCATCAGCATAACCAAAACGAAACATGGAGAGGTTGCATACGAAAATATGGGCCATTCGAATAAAGTAACAGCAAAGAAGCATGGCTTAAGAAGTTGAAATCGTAATGCCTGTGATCCAAAATATATATCAAGCTTTTGTTTCTGATTTCAAAGTCTTGCTCAACTTCCTGGATCTAGATGGAAGCTgttgaaatatattattttcatcaatTCAGTTTTCTACACAGAATACATGCTGAAAATGTTGTTCAGCAACTTCGATTACATCGAGACAAAAAACCAATTGAAAATGTAAAGTTCAACTAGAATACTTAGCCTGTAAGAGCCGAGTTGAGCGCGCTATGCACATCAACTCCAATCTGAGCTTCGGCTTTCTCCAAGTCCGATGTTGCCGAGTTGAGTTTCTGAGTGAACTCTTGAAGACCCTTCTGCACTAAGTCTGCATCAAGTTGATTCACTGGTACAGCCTCTACAGCAATAATATCAGCAACAGAGTTCGCATGGATGCATGCAAAACCACTGCTTACAAAATACTTGGTTGTATCAGTCCCTTCTTGTACCGTAAGGACCCCGGGTTTCAATTCGGCGATTGTTGCGACGTGTCCCGGGAGAACACCCATCTCACCCGTTGTAGCTGGGATTATAACACTATCAACCTATAAAATATAAATTGTCATTTCCAAGGAAAGCGGATTTCAGAAATTTGTTTAATgttgacaatgaaacccaaataAATTAGATTGCAGCATTagaaaataaattagataatCACAATTTCAAAAACAGCAACACAAATCAACATCAATAagcacaacaataataataaaataaaataaaaaacaaaaaaacgagAACAGATCGAAAATGAAAATGGATACCTCTTTAGCGGCCAATTGAGAAGAATAAGGAAGAACAAAATTGACGGTGAGTTTGGTAGGGATAGTAGAAGGAACTGGAGGACGAGTTTTGAGGAATTCGAGAGGCGTCTTAGGTGGATCGATATTGGGGCTAACTTTCCTCCACGCTTCAACGAAACTGGAATTGGTGGTGGGAGTAGCCACGTCGGTGGAGAAGCGGCGAGTGGTGGCGGCGCGGGAGAGGAAAGTGGATGTGGCGCGGCGGAACATGGTGACGGTGGGGTTGGATCGCTCGGGGTCGCAAGTCGGAGAGAAAAtggagagagagaaaatgagtaAGCGTGAGAAAGTGAAAccagagagagagagggagagagagaataGAATGGTTGGAAAATTGAAAGCAATGTGTGGGCTTTGTTATTCTAAAGCCCGGCCCAATACTTGGTTGGAACCCATTTTCTTGAGTTTTATTACTTTGGCACACTAATTCCTCTGCATCCATTTTCCcttaaagtaaaataaataaaacaataataaattactttgtatgcatttttttttttattttgaaaagttttcaATATTCACATGtgcttcttttattttaaattttatacacttttattagatatttaaaattaaaattaaaattgcattCGGCATTCTCATTAATTGATATCTCAAAGATATTGTTCTTGCAAAAAACACTGTTTGGATAACCTCCTTGGTGTTGTTCAGTGAAGGCTGCAAATGTATGGAAATTAGTTGGTTGTGTGACTTCTTCTCTAATGTCTGTCTTTTTTCATTTGCTTTGGTGTTCTTTATATAGTTTTCATCCCCTCCCTCTGATTCCTTTAACAATGAATCATAATGGGTCGCCCTTATGTTTCTTATATTTTACGGGCTTGAGGTAATGTCCGTCGCCTCAATAACGAGCATTAATTATGAGTTATAACGGTTTAGACATTTGTTTTGTAACCTTCATACAACCTTTAAGCTGCCTCTTTACCGTTTCGGTGGACTATCAACCCGGTCATCCGGCCACAATCAACACTTGTTGGTCTACGTGTTTATCCCCAAGCACATACGTGACCATGGCATATAGATAACAACTCGACTCTTTGCTTTTTATGGAAATGCTTGCATCTTCGGTCTACCATATCGAGGAATACTCTAAGAGATGTCCCGACTGAGCTAGAAATTTCGGGATGTACATAAATCCCCTAAGCATAAAACCTGAAAGGGGGAATGTTTAGATAAAGAATCCTATGATATATTTCATCTTTGAGCTTATGTTCTAGCTCAACTTTGACCCGTCACGAGGTCGCCCCTACGCCCTGACTAATGAAGTGTGATGGCGTGTTCAACTAGTAATTATTGTAAACATCTTACGAgatttcctctctctctctctctcttgctctctttctctatctctcttCACCATGATGACTCTCTAAACTGATTCCACGTACCTAGCAGTTTCATAACATTGATTGGATAAATACCAAACGCTTCTTCTTTGTTCTCCATTCCTAAAAGTTTGGGTATTTTCAACTTCTCTTCCAAGTTGTCCTTGAAGTTTTACGCTTTAAACATTTGACTACCAACAAATTTAGGTATTCTTGTTTTTATCTTActttttttgcttaatttttttaatggttATAATACTTG includes these proteins:
- the LOC131616131 gene encoding ATP synthase subunit delta', mitochondrial-like, whose translation is MFRRATSTFLSRAATTRRFSTDVATPTTNSSFVEAWRKVSPNIDPPKTPLEFLKTRPPVPSTIPTKLTVNFVLPYSSQLAAKEVDSVIIPATTGEMGVLPGHVATIAELKPGVLTVQEGTDTTKYFVSSGFACIHANSVADIIAVEAVPVNQLDADLVQKGLQEFTQKLNSATSDLEKAEAQIGVDVHSALNSALTG